A genomic region of Desulfatibacillum aliphaticivorans DSM 15576 contains the following coding sequences:
- a CDS encoding NifB/NifX family molybdenum-iron cluster-binding protein, producing the protein MKIAIPSAQGKLCMHFGHCEVFAFVEVDPEAKKILGTEFLTPPPHEPGVLPPWVAEHGAKLVIAGGMGGRAIQLFQQAGVQVITGAPADDPESVVQSYLNSALITGDNACGHGPDHVCDH; encoded by the coding sequence ATGAAGATTGCCATACCATCGGCCCAGGGAAAACTTTGTATGCATTTTGGGCACTGCGAGGTCTTTGCCTTTGTGGAAGTAGACCCGGAAGCCAAGAAAATTTTGGGCACGGAATTCCTAACTCCGCCCCCTCATGAGCCCGGCGTGCTGCCCCCCTGGGTGGCCGAACACGGCGCCAAGCTGGTAATTGCCGGCGGCATGGGCGGAAGAGCCATCCAACTTTTTCAGCAGGCGGGCGTCCAGGTGATTACCGGCGCTCCGGCCGATGATCCCGAATCCGTGGTCCAGAGTTATCTTAACTCCGCTCTGATCACCGGGGATAATGCTTGCGGCCACGGGCCGGATCATGTGTGCGATCACTAA
- a CDS encoding ATP-binding protein, giving the protein MHIAIASGKGGTGKTTVAVALARVMGSCVLVDCDVEAPNAHLFLNPDVQNTQDAYVMIPEVDDGKCTGCGECSRVCQFNALAVLGKSVLVFNELCHGCGGCVLACEPKAITEGGRLIGTMQWGKAGNLDFYDAKLRIGEPMSPPLIKALKRQAECLEAKNTILDCPPGTTCPMVEAVGGADYCILVTEPTPFGLHDLNMAYQAVQQMDIPAGVILNRAGMGDDCIQEYCKANGIPILLEIPHSREIAEGYAAGKDILSSMPSLEDGFKKVINTISEGLNNG; this is encoded by the coding sequence GTGCATATTGCAATCGCATCCGGCAAAGGAGGCACCGGCAAGACGACTGTCGCAGTAGCCCTGGCCAGGGTGATGGGGTCGTGCGTTCTGGTGGATTGCGACGTGGAAGCGCCCAATGCGCATCTGTTTCTCAATCCCGACGTCCAAAATACCCAGGACGCCTACGTCATGATCCCGGAAGTGGACGACGGCAAATGCACGGGCTGCGGAGAATGCTCCCGGGTTTGCCAGTTCAACGCCCTGGCCGTTTTGGGCAAAAGCGTCCTCGTCTTCAACGAGTTGTGCCATGGATGCGGAGGGTGCGTGCTCGCCTGTGAGCCAAAGGCCATTACCGAAGGCGGGCGCCTGATTGGAACCATGCAATGGGGCAAGGCGGGAAATTTGGATTTCTACGACGCCAAGCTCCGCATCGGTGAACCCATGAGCCCTCCGCTGATAAAAGCGTTGAAACGCCAGGCGGAGTGTTTGGAGGCGAAAAATACGATTCTCGACTGCCCTCCGGGAACCACCTGTCCCATGGTGGAAGCCGTGGGCGGGGCGGATTATTGCATCCTGGTGACCGAGCCTACGCCCTTCGGCCTGCACGACCTTAACATGGCGTACCAGGCCGTCCAGCAAATGGACATCCCCGCCGGCGTCATACTCAATCGGGCCGGCATGGGGGACGACTGCATCCAGGAATACTGCAAGGCCAACGGCATTCCCATTTTGCTGGAAATTCCCCATAGCCGGGAGATCGCCGAAGGCTACGCGGCTGGCAAGGACATTTTGTCGTCCATGCCTTCTTTGGAAGACGGGTTTAAAAAAGTAATCAATACAATTAGTGAAGGATTGAATAATGGCTGA
- a CDS encoding sigma-54 interaction domain-containing protein, with amino-acid sequence MTEQDKNTAPLLDRTDTILESISDGVFTVDHDWRITSFNRAAEDITGVNRQEAIGRLCWEVFRASMCESACALRHTMDTGEKIINKSAYILNADGGRTPISVSTAILRDEEGNVAGGVETFRDLSVVEGLRKELEGRFQVGDMVSRSDSMRHILDILPQVAASDSTLLIQGETGTGKEMLAHAVHNLGPRKDAPFIAVNCGALPDTLLESELFGYKAGAFTGAEKDKPGRFALAEDGTLFLDEIGDISPALQVRLLRVLQEKTYEPLGGTQSLKTNARILAATNQDLASLVKKGKFRQDLYYRINVVAVELPPLRERKADIPLLVDRFVAKFNRMQNKYLIGITPEVLSAFMAHDFPGNIRELENLIEHAFVLCQEGAIEIQHLPEHFRSSAMEHHGDADLSGTLRAVEAQAIQDALKRNNYNRLAAAQDLGMHKTTLFRKIKALGIPLPARDGRRRTSK; translated from the coding sequence TTGACTGAACAAGACAAAAACACCGCCCCTCTGTTGGACAGAACGGACACTATCCTGGAAAGCATCTCCGACGGCGTGTTCACCGTGGATCACGATTGGAGAATCACCTCCTTTAACCGGGCCGCCGAGGACATCACCGGGGTCAACCGCCAGGAAGCCATCGGCCGTCTGTGCTGGGAGGTTTTTCGCGCCAGCATGTGTGAAAGCGCCTGCGCCCTGCGCCATACCATGGACACCGGCGAGAAAATCATCAATAAATCCGCCTATATTCTAAACGCCGACGGCGGCCGGACCCCCATCAGCGTTTCCACGGCTATTTTGCGGGACGAAGAAGGCAATGTGGCCGGAGGCGTGGAAACATTCCGGGATCTCAGCGTGGTGGAAGGGCTTCGCAAGGAATTGGAGGGGCGCTTTCAGGTGGGCGATATGGTCAGCCGAAGCGATTCCATGCGCCATATTCTGGACATACTCCCCCAGGTGGCGGCCAGCGACAGCACCCTGCTCATCCAGGGAGAGACGGGCACCGGCAAGGAAATGCTGGCGCACGCCGTGCATAACCTGGGGCCCCGCAAAGACGCCCCGTTCATCGCGGTCAATTGCGGCGCCCTGCCCGACACCCTGCTGGAGTCTGAGTTGTTCGGATACAAGGCCGGCGCTTTTACAGGCGCGGAAAAGGACAAACCCGGACGCTTCGCCCTGGCCGAGGACGGCACCCTGTTTTTGGATGAAATCGGAGACATCAGCCCCGCCCTCCAGGTGCGCCTGCTCCGGGTCCTGCAGGAAAAAACCTACGAACCCCTGGGCGGAACCCAGTCTCTAAAAACCAACGCCCGCATTCTGGCCGCAACCAACCAGGACCTGGCCAGTCTGGTAAAAAAGGGAAAATTCCGCCAGGATCTGTACTACCGCATCAACGTGGTGGCAGTGGAACTCCCGCCCCTCAGGGAGCGAAAGGCCGACATCCCCCTTTTGGTGGACCGCTTCGTGGCCAAATTCAACAGGATGCAAAACAAGTACCTTATCGGAATCACCCCGGAGGTGCTTTCCGCTTTTATGGCCCACGACTTCCCCGGAAACATCCGGGAATTGGAAAATCTCATCGAACACGCATTCGTCCTCTGCCAAGAAGGGGCCATAGAAATACAGCATCTGCCGGAGCATTTCCGCTCAAGCGCCATGGAACATCACGGCGATGCGGATCTCTCCGGAACCCTCCGGGCCGTGGAAGCCCAGGCCATTCAGGACGCCCTGAAACGCAATAATTACAACCGCCTGGCCGCAGCACAGGACCTGGGCATGCACAAGACCACCCTATTCCGAAAAATCAAGGCTCTGGGCATTCCCCTGCCCGCCAGAGACGGCCGGCGCCGCACTTCCAAATAG
- a CDS encoding multidrug effflux MFS transporter: MLVRPIKPQSLLYTGMLAGLASLPPLSIDMNLPAIPAIEASLGIASGQGALTFSLFLLGFAVAPIVGGPAADRFGRRPTLLLSLLFTSIAAFSCMIAPSFRTLLIFRLIQGIASGICILLPLAIVRDTLSEAEAPRLLSRIMLVVAVAPLVAPIIGAWVLSWSDWRTIHAVQGGLSTLLLLLTAMGFEETLEEDRRIPLSMKQIGSAYAEIATSKTFLGFSFLMAFTFGCMFSYISGSPGLLQVQLGLSENLYSLVFAFTSFGLMCGSYISYRLGKREVPARTIINRGLACMVVAVAAALVLVLNGFVHLETMAPALFLIMMCAGTIQPNCMAEAVAPLPHIAGTASGALNSLQMFIGSAASAFVTFLTGYSTPALAMMISMACSIALAFAIYHGLRTGRFPGKPEMNPETD; the protein is encoded by the coding sequence ATGTTAGTTCGACCCATAAAACCCCAAAGCCTGCTATACACAGGCATGCTCGCAGGGCTGGCTTCGCTGCCGCCTTTATCCATTGACATGAATCTCCCGGCCATCCCAGCCATTGAAGCCTCCCTGGGAATAGCCTCAGGCCAGGGCGCCTTGACCTTCAGCCTGTTTTTGCTGGGATTCGCCGTCGCTCCCATAGTGGGGGGGCCGGCGGCGGACCGGTTCGGGCGCAGGCCCACGTTGCTGCTGTCCCTGCTGTTTACGTCCATAGCCGCTTTTTCGTGCATGATCGCCCCCTCTTTCCGGACCTTGTTGATTTTTAGGCTGATCCAGGGAATCGCCAGCGGAATATGCATTTTGCTGCCCCTGGCCATTGTCAGGGATACGCTGAGCGAAGCCGAGGCGCCCAGGCTGCTTTCCCGGATCATGCTTGTTGTGGCTGTCGCCCCGCTCGTCGCCCCTATCATCGGCGCCTGGGTGCTCAGTTGGTCGGACTGGAGAACCATTCACGCCGTGCAAGGCGGACTAAGTACATTGTTACTCTTGCTGACGGCCATGGGTTTTGAGGAAACCCTGGAGGAAGACAGAAGGATCCCTTTGAGCATGAAGCAGATTGGAAGCGCCTATGCTGAAATTGCAACGAGTAAGACCTTTCTGGGCTTTTCCTTTTTAATGGCCTTCACTTTCGGGTGCATGTTCTCCTATATTTCCGGGTCGCCCGGATTGCTCCAGGTGCAGCTTGGTTTGTCCGAAAACCTGTACTCCCTGGTTTTTGCCTTCACTTCCTTTGGGCTCATGTGCGGTTCCTACATCAGCTACCGATTGGGAAAACGCGAGGTTCCCGCCCGGACCATAATCAACCGGGGCCTGGCGTGCATGGTTGTTGCGGTTGCGGCGGCTCTGGTCCTGGTATTGAACGGATTCGTCCACTTGGAAACCATGGCGCCGGCCCTGTTTCTGATCATGATGTGCGCCGGAACCATCCAGCCCAATTGCATGGCCGAAGCCGTGGCGCCCCTGCCCCACATCGCGGGGACGGCCTCCGGCGCCTTGAACTCGCTGCAGATGTTCATTGGTTCGGCGGCCAGCGCATTTGTCACCTTTCTGACCGGGTATTCTACTCCCGCCTTGGCTATGATGATTTCCATGGCGTGCTCCATAGCGCTGGCTTTCGCCATCTATCACGGACTCAGGACGGGCCGGTTTCCGGGTAAACCGGAAATGAACCCTGAAACCGACTGA
- a CDS encoding GGDEF domain-containing protein, which translates to MMPKINLLPFQISQDGLAKTLEREKVLFVNMQRSDGEKGVLVMTWTPTDGRPLSDEAMAMAKKNFMTASENLSLFHRMRMLAAYDELTGLYNRRVGKTRLNEEISRSQRRGSPLCAAMLDLDHFKAVNDTYGHQAGDRVLRHVCRIFRECLRAEDILIRYGGEEILAVMPGTELEDACDILERLRASVADEPLNHKGRCIPVTVSAGAARLHEAEDGPNDAGSLVALADRRLYMAKQKGRNQVVCFDLE; encoded by the coding sequence ATGATGCCCAAAATCAATCTATTGCCTTTTCAGATAAGCCAGGACGGCCTGGCTAAAACTTTGGAGCGCGAGAAAGTGCTGTTTGTGAATATGCAGCGCTCCGACGGGGAAAAAGGGGTGCTTGTCATGACCTGGACTCCCACGGACGGCCGTCCTTTAAGCGATGAGGCCATGGCAATGGCGAAGAAGAATTTCATGACGGCTTCGGAGAATCTGTCCCTGTTTCATCGCATGCGCATGCTGGCCGCTTACGATGAGTTGACGGGCCTGTATAACCGGAGGGTGGGCAAGACGCGTCTGAACGAAGAAATTTCCCGCTCCCAAAGGCGAGGTTCTCCCTTATGTGCGGCCATGCTGGATTTGGATCATTTTAAGGCGGTCAACGACACTTACGGCCACCAGGCCGGAGACCGGGTGCTCAGGCATGTCTGCCGAATTTTTCGGGAGTGCCTGCGTGCGGAAGACATTCTCATACGGTATGGAGGCGAGGAGATTCTCGCCGTCATGCCCGGCACGGAGTTGGAAGACGCATGCGATATTCTGGAACGCTTGCGCGCGTCCGTCGCCGACGAACCCTTAAACCATAAGGGGCGTTGCATCCCTGTAACCGTGAGTGCAGGCGCAGCAAGGCTTCATGAAGCGGAAGACGGGCCTAATGACGCCGGCAGCCTCGTTGCCTTGGCTGACCGGCGTCTATATATGGCTAAACAGAAGGGGCGCAATCAGGTGGTTTGTTTTGATTTAGAATAA
- a CDS encoding MarR family winged helix-turn-helix transcriptional regulator, translating into MTTANEWNGDKSRELSIILERMHGLAATRLFHSMARTMHAFDLSYSQMNALFRIFGFGPQSIASLAEGVHLSHAAASRMVDKLVRQGLVERKANPDCRRKKDVILSPAGLEIVESVQAITAGAYEDFMAGVPENLLLDLLDLLRKIKPHLPEFLPGLRFPERQP; encoded by the coding sequence ATGACGACTGCAAATGAATGGAACGGCGATAAAAGCAGGGAACTCTCCATCATCCTGGAAAGGATGCACGGCTTGGCGGCCACCCGTCTTTTCCACAGCATGGCCCGCACCATGCACGCTTTTGACCTTTCCTACAGCCAGATGAACGCGCTTTTCAGGATATTCGGCTTCGGTCCGCAAAGCATAGCCTCCCTTGCCGAAGGGGTTCATCTCAGCCATGCGGCGGCCAGCCGGATGGTGGACAAGTTGGTGCGCCAGGGACTGGTGGAAAGAAAAGCAAACCCGGACTGCCGGCGTAAAAAGGACGTCATACTCTCCCCCGCCGGGCTGGAAATTGTGGAAAGCGTCCAGGCCATCACGGCCGGCGCTTATGAGGACTTCATGGCCGGCGTTCCCGAAAATCTGCTCCTGGACCTCCTGGACCTTCTTAGGAAAATAAAACCCCACTTGCCGGAATTTCTTCCCGGTCTGCGCTTTCCGGAGCGTCAACCTTAA
- a CDS encoding DUF5320 domain-containing protein, with the protein MPGGDGTGPLGNGPLTGRGAGFCGRGVRGAGRGLGMGRGLGYGMGAGRGFGNRGVAQAGPVNADYVESGDQEELESLRSEVKALKEAVNQLTKKETE; encoded by the coding sequence ATGCCAGGAGGAGATGGAACAGGCCCGTTGGGTAACGGCCCGTTGACTGGACGCGGAGCTGGTTTTTGCGGCCGGGGCGTCAGAGGCGCCGGACGCGGTCTCGGCATGGGCCGGGGCTTAGGCTATGGAATGGGCGCCGGACGGGGATTCGGGAATCGCGGGGTTGCGCAAGCAGGCCCTGTGAACGCGGATTATGTGGAGTCCGGAGACCAAGAAGAGCTGGAATCCTTGAGGTCCGAAGTTAAAGCCCTTAAGGAGGCCGTAAACCAACTAACCAAGAAAGAGACCGAATAA
- a CDS encoding ATP-binding protein, translating to MAETGKAKTITIISGKGGTGKTSVTAAFASLAAPVVVADCDVDAANLHLLLSPEVEKSVDFYAMPIARINQDLCVGCGLCNDLCRYDAIVIQDDNYSVDPLACEACLVCKEHCPEQAIYTVERQAGYWFLSQARTGPMVHASLGIAQENSGKLVTEVRKAAADVAEEEKLDLVLVDGPPGIGCAVMASLTGADLVIAVTEATQSGLKDLIRVNDLCNHFKIPIHIIVNKCDLNPEVTQTVRKWAQEAKAPIIGEIPYDTDFTKAMIEAKTIVEYKSSRIGDELKNIWNTVLETMKSIA from the coding sequence ATGGCTGAAACCGGCAAGGCCAAGACCATAACCATTATCAGCGGCAAGGGCGGCACAGGCAAAACCTCGGTGACCGCGGCGTTTGCAAGCCTTGCCGCTCCGGTGGTTGTAGCGGATTGCGACGTGGACGCGGCCAACCTGCACCTTTTGCTTTCCCCTGAAGTGGAAAAATCCGTGGATTTTTACGCCATGCCCATCGCCAGGATCAATCAGGATCTGTGCGTAGGGTGCGGCCTGTGCAACGATTTGTGCCGATACGACGCTATCGTGATCCAGGACGACAATTACTCCGTGGATCCCCTGGCTTGCGAAGCCTGCCTGGTTTGCAAGGAACACTGCCCGGAACAGGCCATCTATACCGTGGAGCGTCAGGCCGGGTACTGGTTTTTGTCCCAGGCGAGGACGGGCCCTATGGTCCACGCCAGTCTGGGCATCGCCCAGGAAAACTCGGGCAAGCTGGTGACCGAAGTGCGAAAAGCCGCCGCCGACGTTGCGGAAGAGGAGAAGCTGGACCTGGTTCTGGTGGACGGACCTCCGGGCATCGGCTGCGCTGTCATGGCGTCTTTGACGGGAGCGGATTTGGTGATCGCCGTCACGGAAGCCACCCAGTCCGGCTTAAAAGATCTGATTAGAGTAAATGACTTATGCAATCACTTTAAGATTCCCATCCACATCATAGTCAATAAATGCGATTTGAATCCCGAAGTGACCCAAACGGTCAGAAAGTGGGCCCAGGAAGCCAAGGCGCCCATAATCGGCGAAATCCCCTATGATACGGATTTCACCAAGGCCATGATAGAGGCCAAAACCATTGTTGAATATAAGTCCAGCCGGATAGGCGATGAGTTGAAAAACATCTGGAACACGGTTCTGGAAACCATGAAGTCCATTGCCTGA
- a CDS encoding response regulator: MVRVPINILVVDDEEDFVEMFSLRLEEMGEIVKGVNSGQECLDVLESTDVDVVILDIKMPGMDGIETLREIKRRRPITEVILLTGHGTTDTAVEGMKLGAFDYLNKPADFKDLMEKLEGARKRKAEQEERIRKAESRSLMRRSGNLF; encoded by the coding sequence ATGGTGCGGGTGCCCATCAACATACTCGTCGTGGATGACGAAGAAGATTTTGTGGAAATGTTTTCCCTGCGGCTGGAAGAAATGGGGGAAATCGTCAAAGGCGTGAACAGCGGCCAGGAGTGCCTGGATGTCCTTGAATCAACGGACGTGGACGTGGTTATCCTGGATATCAAAATGCCCGGCATGGACGGGATCGAAACCCTGCGGGAAATCAAACGCAGGAGGCCCATCACCGAGGTGATTTTGCTGACCGGCCACGGCACGACAGACACCGCCGTGGAAGGCATGAAGCTGGGCGCCTTCGACTACCTGAACAAGCCTGCGGATTTCAAGGACCTCATGGAAAAACTCGAGGGCGCCAGAAAACGCAAGGCGGAACAGGAGGAAAGAATACGCAAAGCGGAATCCCGCTCGCTCATGCGCAGATCAGGCAATTTATTCTAA
- a CDS encoding NifB/NifX family molybdenum-iron cluster-binding protein — protein MLICISSQGPDLDSQVDPRFGRAAQFIIVDTETGEAKAVDNNQNLQAAQGAGIQAGMTVANTGAKALLTGHCGPKAYVTLNKAGIEVYTGCNGTVAQAIEDFKAGKLQKAAGADVEGHW, from the coding sequence ATGTTGATATGCATTTCAAGTCAAGGCCCGGACCTTGACAGCCAAGTGGACCCCAGGTTCGGCCGGGCCGCTCAGTTTATCATTGTGGACACGGAAACCGGAGAGGCTAAAGCCGTAGATAACAATCAAAACCTGCAGGCGGCTCAGGGCGCCGGCATCCAGGCCGGCATGACGGTAGCCAATACAGGCGCCAAGGCTTTGCTGACAGGCCATTGCGGCCCCAAAGCCTATGTAACGCTCAACAAGGCGGGGATTGAAGTTTATACGGGGTGCAACGGAACCGTGGCCCAGGCCATTGAAGACTTCAAAGCCGGCAAACTGCAGAAAGCTGCCGGCGCGGATGTGGAGGGACACTGGTAG
- a CDS encoding iron-sulfur cluster assembly scaffold protein: MMDKQTIPEMDEGGFDPGIMETAGYSATAIKFCNEQPNRGVLSDADQVSEVAGPCGDSITVYLRIREGKVDRAKALVSGCPGAVASAMAAMELVKGKTLTEALAIEEKDIVRMLEYLPDEKQDCIQLSAKALHKAVEEYVVAGPSFKKRE, translated from the coding sequence ATGATGGATAAGCAAACCATCCCCGAAATGGACGAAGGCGGCTTTGATCCCGGCATTATGGAAACCGCCGGGTACTCAGCCACGGCTATAAAATTTTGTAATGAGCAGCCCAACCGGGGCGTTCTTTCGGACGCCGACCAGGTATCGGAAGTGGCGGGTCCATGCGGCGACAGCATAACGGTTTACCTTCGCATCCGCGAAGGTAAGGTGGACAGGGCCAAGGCCCTGGTATCGGGCTGCCCTGGAGCGGTGGCCTCGGCCATGGCGGCTATGGAGCTTGTCAAGGGAAAGACCCTCACAGAAGCGCTGGCCATTGAAGAAAAAGACATTGTAAGAATGCTGGAATACCTGCCGGACGAAAAGCAGGACTGCATCCAGCTAAGCGCCAAGGCATTGCACAAGGCCGTAGAGGAATACGTTGTCGCCGGGCCTTCGTTTAAAAAGCGGGAGTAA
- a CDS encoding NifB/NifX family molybdenum-iron cluster-binding protein, whose amino-acid sequence MRIALSIWNNRISPVFDVARQVLVLDVEQGEVVESRLENLPDIPGQRLAALQNLQVRGLVCGAISEPLAARALSVGIEVMPFVAGDVDEIVNACVSGALDNPCFAMPGCQGLHRYYARACTCGPCERRGSMPNQNGTGPRGKGRGQGGGQGQGQGRRRNINSNTGKQDGTGRGRGKGSGQGNASNKGRGKGGV is encoded by the coding sequence ATGAGAATTGCCCTTTCAATTTGGAACAACAGGATATCCCCGGTATTTGACGTAGCCCGTCAAGTGCTGGTCCTGGACGTGGAGCAGGGAGAGGTGGTGGAAAGCCGCCTTGAAAACCTGCCGGATATTCCTGGCCAAAGACTGGCCGCCTTGCAGAACTTGCAGGTCAGGGGGCTTGTTTGCGGAGCCATATCCGAGCCCCTTGCCGCCCGCGCCTTATCGGTGGGGATAGAAGTGATGCCCTTTGTAGCCGGAGACGTGGATGAGATTGTAAACGCCTGTGTATCAGGCGCCCTGGATAATCCCTGCTTCGCCATGCCCGGATGCCAGGGGCTGCACAGGTACTATGCCCGGGCCTGCACATGCGGTCCGTGCGAAAGGAGAGGTTCCATGCCCAACCAGAACGGAACCGGGCCGCGGGGAAAAGGCCGCGGACAGGGCGGAGGACAAGGACAAGGACAAGGGCGCCGCAGGAATATAAATTCCAACACTGGAAAGCAGGACGGAACAGGCCGGGGGAGAGGTAAAGGCTCCGGCCAGGGAAACGCATCCAATAAAGGCCGCGGCAAAGGCGGCGTGTGA
- a CDS encoding CGGC domain-containing protein, producing the protein MEKVLIIGCQKAMDDVCIACSRCLVGFNRKAGEFEKYKDQDVELIGLLGCGGCPGVAIVTRMAQFKLWNAPMEEKPTKVHIAPCIVDHCPHKETLIAKIKAKAGVEVIEGTHPFKPDNIYA; encoded by the coding sequence ATGGAAAAGGTTTTGATCATTGGCTGCCAAAAGGCCATGGATGATGTTTGCATTGCATGCAGCCGCTGTTTGGTAGGCTTCAACCGTAAGGCCGGAGAGTTTGAAAAGTACAAGGACCAGGACGTGGAATTGATCGGTTTACTGGGTTGCGGCGGCTGCCCGGGCGTCGCCATTGTCACCAGGATGGCTCAGTTCAAGCTGTGGAACGCCCCCATGGAAGAGAAGCCCACCAAGGTGCACATCGCACCCTGCATCGTGGATCACTGTCCGCATAAGGAAACCCTGATTGCAAAAATCAAGGCCAAAGCGGGCGTGGAGGTGATTGAAGGAACCCATCCGTTCAAACCGGATAACATATACGCCTAA
- a CDS encoding two-component system sensor histidine kinase NtrB → MKTSRGAANDLSPEEDPGPSHKEKLDFKRAREICNSIFEEFGQEEVVVVDGSFRIVDASSLPLEKYGLTKGHAIGRRCHEIFHHQKTYNEDTRYTCPLAEVKKTGKPHRCVHIHLDKEGRKLIHSISSYPVFEGEEVAGMVQFLRDITWETNLQKHFGDQEKLAAIGRLAAGVAHEINNPLTTILTSAMLIQEDIPADNPEHEELALIAKEALRCRNIVSNLLDFARQSEPCKSDQDVNDIVAEAAALVRKPANFKDIRLTCDLHGREIQAHCDKAQILQCLVNLALNAIDATEPGGTITFETKLLPEGNWMEISVADTGPGLPENIVDKIFEPFFTTKPTGTGLGLSITHGFVRQHRGFISVENRADIGAAFTIRLPVRGAKAPVVSLKKILSVP, encoded by the coding sequence ATGAAAACGTCACGCGGGGCTGCAAACGATTTAAGCCCGGAAGAAGATCCCGGTCCTTCACACAAAGAGAAGCTGGATTTTAAAAGGGCTCGGGAAATATGCAACAGCATATTCGAGGAGTTCGGCCAGGAAGAAGTTGTGGTGGTGGATGGATCGTTCCGCATTGTGGACGCCAGCAGCCTCCCTTTGGAAAAGTACGGGTTGACCAAAGGGCATGCCATTGGCAGAAGATGCCATGAAATCTTTCATCATCAAAAAACCTACAACGAGGACACGCGATACACCTGTCCTCTTGCTGAAGTCAAAAAGACCGGTAAGCCCCATCGTTGCGTGCATATTCATTTGGATAAAGAGGGCCGCAAGCTGATTCATTCCATTTCATCCTATCCTGTTTTCGAGGGGGAAGAGGTGGCCGGAATGGTGCAGTTCCTGCGGGACATCACCTGGGAAACCAATCTGCAAAAGCATTTTGGAGACCAGGAAAAGCTGGCGGCTATAGGCAGATTGGCCGCGGGAGTGGCCCATGAAATCAACAATCCCCTGACTACCATCCTGACCAGCGCCATGCTCATTCAGGAGGATATTCCGGCGGACAATCCCGAACATGAGGAACTGGCGCTCATTGCCAAGGAGGCGCTGCGGTGCCGCAACATCGTCAGCAACCTCCTGGATTTTGCGCGGCAGTCCGAGCCTTGCAAGTCGGATCAAGACGTGAACGACATTGTGGCTGAGGCGGCGGCCTTGGTCAGGAAGCCCGCGAACTTTAAAGACATCCGCCTGACATGCGATCTTCATGGGCGGGAAATCCAGGCGCATTGCGACAAAGCGCAGATCCTGCAATGCCTGGTCAATCTGGCGCTTAACGCAATTGACGCCACCGAGCCGGGCGGGACCATTACCTTTGAAACCAAACTCCTGCCCGAAGGAAACTGGATGGAAATATCGGTGGCGGACACAGGGCCGGGGCTGCCGGAAAACATCGTTGATAAAATATTTGAACCATTTTTCACCACCAAGCCCACGGGAACCGGGCTTGGCTTATCAATCACTCATGGATTCGTTCGACAGCATCGGGGATTCATCAGCGTGGAAAACCGGGCGGACATTGGCGCAGCTTTTACAATCCGCCTGCCCGTACGCGGCGCAAAGGCCCCGGTTGTCTCATTGAAAAAAATTTTAAGCGTACCGTAA